Sequence from the [Clostridium] scindens genome:
GGCAAGATACAACATTATACCTTTTCGGAAGATAGTCCCAGATTCTGGGAAGATGAATCCGTCGTCCTTTTTATCAAATCCGGCAGCGGACGCATTGATATCAATGGCAAGATGTACCCTTTGTCCTGCGGGAGCATCTGCATGCTACATGAAATACATATTTTCCGCATATTGCCGGATCTGGGGCATCCTTTGGAAATGGACGCGATCATCCTGATTACATGCGAAAATGGATATATGGATATCATTTCTCAAAAGACGCCGGAACGCTCTGCTTTGATCTATAATCTTTGTCCATGCAAACAGTTAAGCAGCGAACTTTATGACGAGGTTCAGACGATATTCGAAAGTTACCGGAGAGAAAGCGAGAGCGCTCTTCCCTTCCGTCATTACTTGCAGCTGTGCCTGCGTCAGGAACTTCTTTATCTCTACTATTTTTATGTTCCGCCTGTAAAATCGGATCTTTCCGCGCATTTGGATGACGGACGTATTCTAGGCGCACGCGTGCTGACGCACCTGTTTAGCCATAGTTCTACCATTGACAGTGCTGCTTCTGTTGCCAGACGCTTTTCCGTCAGCCACCAGTATTTGTATATTGAATTGCAGAAATTCTGCGGGGAAAGTTTTCAGAACGTCCTGCACCGCGCAAAGATTTCTACTGCCTGTACCATTTTCCTTCGGAATCTCACCATAAAAGAGATCGCCAAATATTCCGGGTTTGCAAGCCTGAGCAGTTTTTATCGGACCTTTGAAAGTCAAAAAAAATGTACTCCCGAAGAGAACAAACGGAAATTATCCGTCTTGTGCAATTGCAGTATCCAGACAACCAACCAGACACTAGTAGAGATCAGCCGATATGTATGTGAAAATTTCCAGTCTCCCATCACCGTGAAGAGTTGTGCGGAAGCGCTTTTTCTTCCGGTCTCGGCAATTGAGAACTCGATCCGCTGCTTTCATGGCAATACCGTATCATTTAATAAATACGTGAGGTCTTTCCGGATGAGATATGCAGAAAGTCTTTTGACGGTAAGCGATATGCATGTATGCGATGTGGCAATAGAAGCCGGCTTCAATTCTCCCCACACATTCACCAGATTCTTCAAGCAGCTTTACGGGGTCACTCCCTCTCAATATCGAAAGGAGGCAAAGGAACATGCCCCAGAATAAACCAGGCAACTACGAGCATCCGCTCTGGGCAAGCCGTAATTTCATACGTCCGCAGTACCTGCCGGAAGCGGCGAATATCCGGCATAAGACAATGGCATATCCCAGCAGCTATGAGAATTATCATGGCATCACTATGATCTATGTTTTGGACGGATGCGGGCAGATCAAGGTCAACAATCAGGCTATGCCTCTTAACAAGGGGAATTGCTATCTGATACATCTTTATGCGTTTTTTTGCATTGAGCCGTCTGACGGTTCTGTTTTGGAATTATACCAATGTTCCATTCCGTGCACGACCTACCATTTCATGCTGACGATCCCCGGCGCCGATTTCAAATACGTAGACTGGACGGATGCATCCTGTATGTGCCATTTCCCCGAAAGCCAGCAGGAAATGGTGGCGACTCTGCTAAATAAGATGGAGATCTACGCAAAGCCTCAGCTGCAGAGCATCCTGCTCTTTGAATTCTTTGGGCTGTTTAACCGCTGTCTTTTACAGAAATAAAGCAGAAAAAACGGGACTATCCTTTTCCTGATAGTCCCGTTCTCTTATTAAAATTTTTCTTTGCCTATATGCAAAGTTCGTATTCGATTAGTAAAGCTTAGCGCCTGCCGGGATGTGGTCGTCCACCATCAGAAGGTGAAGTTTTTCTTCCCCGCTTTCGTTGTGTACGGCGCTGATGATCATACCGCAGGAATCGATTCCCATCATCGGCCTTGGTGGAAGATTGGTGATAGCGATCAGCGTCTTGCCAGCCAGTTCCTCTGGCTCGTAATACTCGTGGATTCCGCTTAAGATCACACGTTCTTCTTCTGTTCCATCATCCAGGACGAATTTCAGAAGTTTCTTGCTCTTTGGCACTGCCGTACATTCTTTTACTTTCACAGCCCTGAAATCAGACTTGCTGAAAGTTTCAAAGTCTACAAAGTCCTTGAACAGCGGCTCGATCTCCACGTTGGAAAAATCAATTTTCTCAGGTGCTTTTTCCACTGTCTTTTCTGCTTTCTTGGAAGCATCGCTGCCACCGAGAGATTTCATGGTCGGGAATAGCAGCACGTCTCTGATGGCCGCTGAATCTGTCATCAGCATGCACATCCTGTCGATGCCGAATCCTATGCCGCCTGTCGGAGGCATGCCGATCTCCAGCGCATTCAGGAAGTCTTCGTCCGTCGTGTTGGCTTCTTCATCGCCTTGCGCCAGCAGTTCTTCCTGCGCCTTGAAGCGTTCTCTCTGATCGATCGGGTCATTGAGCTCTGAGTAAGCATTTGCCATCTCCCAGCCATTCATGAAGAATTCGAAACGCTCTACATAGTTCGGATCTTCCGGCTTTTTCTTGGTGAGCGGGGAGATCTCGATTGGATGGTCCATAACGAATGTCGGCTGAATCAGGTGCTCTTCCGCGAACTCTTCAAAGAAGAGGCTTAGGATGTCGCCCTTCTTATGCCTGTCCTCATACTCCACATGATGCTTGTCTGCCAGCGCTCTTGCTTCTTCCAATGTGCTGACTTCATTCCAGTCAACGCCTGCATATTTCTTAACCGCATCTATCATCGTAATTCTCTCGAATGGCTTTCCGAGATCCATCTCTACGCCATTGTAGGTGATGACGGTGGTTCCTAAGACCTCCTGCGCCACATGGCGGTACAGGTTCTCTGTCAGATCCATCATTCCATTATAATCGGTATATGCCTGGTACAGCTCCATCAATGTAAATTCCGGATTATGCCTGGTATCCAATCCTTCATTACGGAACACGCGGCCAATTTCATACACTCTCTCAAGCCCGCCTACGATCAGCCTCTTCAGGTATAACTCTAAAGAAATGCGAAGCTTGAAATCTTCGTCCAGCGCATTGAAGTGCGTTTCGAACGGTCTTGCTGCCGCACCGCCCGCGTTGCTTACCAACATCGGGGTCTCTACTTCCAGGAAGCCCTGTCCATCCAGATATCTGCGGATCGCGCTTACGATTCTGGAACGCTTGATAAACGTATCTCTTGATTCCGTATTCATAATCAGGTCTACATATCTCTGACGATAGCGCATATCCGTATTCGTCAGGCCATGATATTTCTCCGGAAGAATCTGAAGGCTCTTGGACAACAGGTTTACAGCAGACGCGTGAATCGAGATCTCTCCAGTCTTCGTCTTGAACACTTCTCCTTCAATTCCTACGATATCGCCGATATCCAATTTCTTGAAGTCTTTATATGAATCCTCCCCAACGCTGTCTCTTGCAACATAAGACTGGATATTTCCGCTCTGGTCAAGGATATTGCAGAAAGAAGCCTTGCCCATCACGCGCTTCTGCATGATACGTCCGGCTACGGATACCTGCTTTCCTTCCATCGTCTCATAGTTATCTTTAATCTCTGCTGCGTGAGCGGTCACGTCATACTTTGTAATCAGGAATGGATCTTTTCCATTTGCCTGAAGATCTGCCAATTTCTCACGACGGACCTTTCTTAACTGGTTTAAATCTGGTTCCTGTACTTTCTTCTCCTGTTCAGCCACGTTACCTTCTCCTTCCATCTGTATCTATTATAAGGAACGGCTAATGTCTAATACTTCATATTCCATTACGCCGGCCTGGGTCTCTACTTCCACGGTATCTCCAACTTTGCAGCCAATCAGTGCCTGGCCTACCGGAGATTCATTGGATATCTTGCCTTCCAGGCTGTTTGCCTCTGTGGAGCCCACAATCTTAAATTCCATCTCTTCGTCAAATGTCTTGTCAAACACTTTGACCGTGCATCCAACATTGATTTTATCGTAATCTACTTCGTCTTCTACAACTACTTCTGCATTCTTAAGGATGCCTTCCAGTTCCTCAATACGCGCCTCGATATCGCGCTGCTCGTCTTTTGCCGCATCATACTCTGCGTTCTCGGACAAATCTCCTTGTTCCCTGGCTTCCTTAATCTTCTGGGCAACTTCCTTACGCTTTACTACCTTTAAGTTTTCCAGTTCGTCTTCCAGCGCCTTTAAGCCTGCATAAGTAAGTAATCTTTTCTTTGCTTCCATGTGTCTCGTTTCCTTTCTTTCTCATACTTTCTTCCGTTGCCATTTATTAAAATACGTTCTAAAATGTAAAATCCCTTGCTCTGTCTATCCGTAAAATAAAGACACTTTCACAATTCCATTATTATACATAAAGCCGGCGGTCATGTCAACATTTTTCACTGCGGGATTCTGCATTGGTTAAGTATATGTAGGACAGGTCTTTTTTATTATCCAAATCCTATCGGATTCTGGCATTTAAAAGTTCTTCCAATTCCTCATATGACTCTGCCTTATTAATCTCATCCCTCAGTTTTGCCGAGCCCGCCATTCCTTTTGTATACCATGCTACATGTTTTCTCATCTCGCGGATCCCCAGGTAGTTTCCTTTGAACTCGATCTGCAGCCTTGCATGGCGGAGCATAGTGTCCTTAATCTCCTGCTTGGAAGGCCTGGGCGGAAGCGCGCCTGTTCTTTCATATCCCACAAGTTCCCGGAATATCCACGGGTTGCCCTGCGCGCCTCTTCCGATCATCACGCCGTCGCATCCGGTCTGCTCCCGCATTGCCAGAGCCCTTTCTCCGGAAGTCACATCCCCGTTGCCGATCACCGGGATGGAGACGGCCTCCTTCACCTGCCGGATGATCTCCCAGTCGGCCTTGCCGGAATAATATTCCTCCCTGGTCCTCCCATGGACTGCCACTGCCGCGCCGCCTGCCTCCTCGATGACGCGGGCGATCTCCACCGCGTTAATGCAGGAATCATCAAATCCCTTCCGAATCTTTACCGTCACCGGCTTGCGGATGGCCTTCGCGGTCTGGGAGACGATGTCATATACCAATCTCGGATTCTTCATAAGCGCGGAGCCTTCCCCGTTCTTTACCACCTTCGGAACCGGACATCCCATATTGATGTCCAGTATCTGGAAGGGAAGTTCCTCAATCTGCTTCGCCATCTCGCTGATGATATAGGGATCGGACCCGAAAAGCTGGAGAGATACGGGATACTCCTTCGGGTGAATGGAGAGCAGCGCTTTTGTATTCTTGTTCTTATACTGCAGCGCCTTGGCGCTGATCATCTCCATACACAGAAGCCCGGCTCCCTGCTCCTTGCACAGCAGGCGAAACGGCAGGTCGGTCACTCCCGCCATGGGAGCCAGAATATATGGATTTTCCAGTTTCACATTACCTATGTTCAATTTTGCACACCCCTTGAGTCAATTTTACACACCAGTTTTGCAAGTTGACACGTAACATTTTTGCGATGAGCACGTAACACTTTTGAAAAGTGTTACGTGCTCATCGCAAAAATGTTACGTGTCAACTTACCTACCGCCGGTTCTTTTCATAAATAATCCGCAGGCCTTTCAGCGTCAGCTGAGAGTCATACACATCAATCACATTCGTCTCCGGCGCTATGATCTTGCCAAGACCTCCTGTCGCAACCACCTTTGCCTCCGGATAGCCGGATTCTTTCTTCATGCGGTTGATGATGTACTCTGTCTGTCCGATCTGCCCGTAGACCAGCCCGGCCTGCATGCTGGAGATGGTCTCTTTGGCAAGGATGGACTCCGGCTTCTTAATCTCGATTGCCGGGAGCATGGCTGCCTGTCCCCACATCGCCTGGGCGGAGGTCCGGATGCCCGGCGCCGTAACAGCGGCTTCGAAGGTTCCATCCTGCCCCACGAGATCGTATGTTGTGGCAGTTCCGAAGTCCACCACGATAACCGGTCCACCGTGAAGGGTATATGCTGCGACTGCATCCACGATCCGATCCGATCCGACTTGTCTTGGATTCTCCGTCACGATGCGGATGCCCGTCTTGATTCCTGCCGATACCACGATCGGCTTGACACCGAAATATTTGATAATCGCGCTGCCCAGCGAATGCATCACATCCGGCACTACCGACGCGATGATGACCGCATTGATATCCGTACTCGACACCCCTTGGTGCTCCACCAGTTCTTTCAGCGTTATTCCGTATTCATCGGATGTCCTTGGCTGCTTTGTCGTCATACGGTATGTTCCAAGGAGCTCATCTCCCCGGAATGCGCCAAGCGTGATATTTGTATTCCCTACATCTATTACTAACAGCATGTCTTGTCCTCCTATACTTCTTCCCCAAGGAAGAATACTTTGTAATAAACCTGCAGCGCCTGAAGCAATTCCTGCTTCTCCTTCTGCAGTTCCTTTATCTTAAGCCGGCTCCCGATCTCGTCGAACATCGGATCCCCTTCTTCGGAAGTAACCTCGAAGCAAAGTTCGCCGTCTTCTTCATATGCCAGTGTCAGAATGCCTCCCACGTCATGAACGTAGAGAACGCACATAATCTTAAGTTCATTCTTCACCGTATCCGGCAGCTGCTCAAAATCCGGATTCAGATAATATTTTTCTTCATAAGAATTGGCGCCGCACAGCACTACTTTTCCATCATACATATCCATATACTCCTCTGACCGATACTTCTCCTGCAAATATCTCTTTCTCCTGTCCATCAGCCGTCTTTACGATCAGTTCTCCCGTCTCGTTGATTCCCATGGCGACGGCCTCATATTCATGGCCCGGCTCCAGAATCTTGACTTCCCTTCCTCTATTTACCAGAAGAGAATTGTACGCTTCCATCAGCCCGGATAGGTCCTCGGTCTCCATGAACTTCTCATAGCATTCTTCAAAACTTTCCATAATCGCCGCGATCAGCTGCGACCGCTGTACCTTATGCCCTAATTCCAGGCAAAGGGAGGTCGCCCGCTCCTTGATCTCCTGCGGAAATGAATCCTGATTCACATTGACGCCGATCCCAATGACTACATAGTTAATATAGTCAATCTCCGCACTCATCTCCGTTAGGATGCCGCAGAGTTTCTTTCCGCTCAGGCTCACAATATCATTGGGCCACTTAATCCTGGCCTCCAGTCCCGCCACCTGGCCTATGCCCTTTGTGGCTGCAATGGCCATCAGAAGCGTCATCTGCGGCGCCTTAACCGGCATCATATCAGGGCGGAGTAAAATGGTCATATAGATGCTGGTTCCTTCCGGCGACTCCCAAGATCGGCCTCTGCGCCCCTTGCCTGCATTCTGCCTGTCGGCAATGACCAGAGTCCCGTGTTCTGCCCCCTTTTCCCCCAGTTCTTTGGCACGGGTATTGGTAGAATCCGTCTCATCGTAGTAGACCACATGCCTTCCTGCCCATTTTGTGCTGATCAGGCTCTCAATCTCCGCCTTTGACATCACATCCGGACTATCTACAAGGCGGTACCCTTTATTGCGTACCGCCTCAATCTGATATCCTTCTTTTTTCAGTTGTTCCATAACCTTCCACACAGCCGTGCGCGATACCTGGAACTGTTCGCATATCTGCTGCCCGGACAAGTAAGTATCGCTTGACTTTAGCAAGCGCAATATCTCTGACTTCATATAAATCTATCTTTCTCCTAATGTCGCAACCATGACTGCCTTGATGGTATGCATCCGATTTTCAGCCTCATCGAATACTTTGGACTGGGCAGATTCAAACACTTCATCCGTCACTTCCATATCGCTGATGCCATACTTTTCTTCAATTTCCTTGCCAATCTTCGTCTTAAGGTCATGGAATGCCGGCAGGCAGTGCAGGAAGATCGCGTCTTCTCCTGCATTCTCCATCACCTTCTTCGTCACCTTATAAGGGGACAGTTCCCGGATTCTCTCTTCCCATACCTCGTCCGGCTCTCCCATGGATACCCACACGTCCGTATAGATTACGTCAGCATTCCTGGTGCCTTCCTCTACATCTTCGGTAAGAGTGATCGTGCCGCCGCTTTCCTTCGCGTATCCTTTGCACGTCTCTACTAATTCTTCATTTGGAAAATATGCCCTTGTCGTACATGCCACAAAGTGCATCCCCATTTTAGCGCAGGCAATCATCAGGGAATTCCCCATGTTGTACCTTGCATCTCCCATATATACCAGCTTGATCCCCTTTAATCTTCCGAAATGCTCCCGGATTGTTAGTAGGTCTGCCAGCATCTGCGTAGGGTGATACTCGTTGGTAAGCCCGTTCCATACCGGAACGCCTGCATATTTGGCAAGGTCTTCCACAATCTCCTGACCGAATCCGCGATACTCTATGCCGTCGTACATTCTGCCAAGCACGCGGGCCGTATCCTCGATGCTTTCCTTCTTTCCAATCTGGGAACCGCTGGGATCCAGATAGGTAGTCCCCATTCCCATGTCATGGGCCGCCACTTCAAAAGAACAGCGTGTCCTGGTGCTGGTCTTTTCGAAGATCAGCGCAACATTCATGCCTCTATAATGGTCAACTAATACTCCGTTCTTCTTTTTTTCCTTAAGGTCTGCCGCCAGATCAAGAAGATATGTAATCTCCTCCGGCGTAAAATCCTTCAGCGTCAAAAAGTTTCTTCCTTTTAAGTCCATTTTCCGTCCCTCTCTTACTCCTATTAATACATGTACGAACCTGGGAAGGTTCATCTGATCTCGTAAAGTTTCGTATTTCTTATATACAATATCATATAATTCGTCCACTGTGTATATCTGATATTTGGGAATATGCAATAATTTCGCGGCGGCCTCCAGCATTCCCATAAAAAGTTCCTTATCTGAGAAGCCAAGAGACAGTTTCAGTACAAATGCGATCTCCGCTTTTTCGATCTCCCTGATGCCTCCAAGCAGTTCCTCGTAGTATTCATCTTCATGGGTCTGTTCCAGATAATAGATAAATCCTTCCAGGCCATACAGCATCCTTTTGGCATCAAAATATCCGATTCGAAGATTCTGGCGGCTTCGTTTTCCAGAAAATTCTATGATGCTGCCAAGCTTGACCCGGGGAGTAATTTCGTATTTTACTCCATTCTCAGGCATCTTGACCCGTGGCTCCCGTCCAGGCCCATAGATCCGAATCTCGATGACATTTTCGTATCCCCTGCCCACAAGGGAGCTTAAGGGCACATTATTAATAACGCCTCCATCGATATATTTCTTTCCGTGGAGACGTTCATTTTTAAATCCGATGAGATACGCGCTGGCCAGCAGGAAATCCTCCAGAAGGCCCTCCGGAATATCCTCCACGCTCAAGTCCAGTTCCCTGAAATCAGACAACGAGAAGGTCAGCAGGCAGAATTCCTTGCCGCTCTTTCTTATAGCATCCTCGTCAATTACTTCGTGGATCAGGTTTCGGAGCGGGGTGATGTCGATCCCTCCGTCTTTCAGCCTCTTCCAGCCTTCATTCAGAAACTCCTTGATTGTAGTCTGCTTATGGAACAGGCGCTCCATCCATTCATCATCTACATCCATGACCGTGGAAAATGTCATCTTGCTCCAGATATCTTCCGCCTTTTCTACGTCTCCCATGCAAACGAGGGCGCCATTTAATGCGCCCACGCTGGTTCCTGCCACTGCATTGATCTTTACTCCGGCTTCCACAAGCGCTTTCCACGCGCCTATCTGGTAAGCGCCTCTGGCGCCCCCGCCGTCAAATACAAGGCCATATTCTTTTGACATGTCAATGATGGGCTTCATAAGTCCCACACCCTTTCATGCTAGTTCGGATTGTCGTCTTTTGCTCCAACTTCGGTCAAGGATTTTACCAGTCCCGCCATTCCCTGTATCTCTGATGGGATGATGATCTTGGTAGCCTTTCCGTCAGCTGCTTTCTCAAATGCTTCCAGGCTCTTGATGGTAAGGACTGCCTGATCCGCTCCCGCATCCTTCAGGAATCGGATACCATCGGCATTCGCCTGCTGTACCTTCATGATTGCCTCAGCCTCGCCTTCCGCCTCGCGGATCATAGCCTCTTTCTTCGCTTCCGCGCGAAGGATGGCTGCCTGCTTCTCAGCCTCCGCATCCAGAATCGCGGACTCTTTGTGTCCTTCTGCAACAAGGATGGTAGACTTCTTCTCGCCCTCTGCGCGAAGGATTGCCTCACGACGCTCACGCTCAGCCTTCATCTGCTTCTCCATCGCATCCTGGATGGCTGCCGGCGGGATAATGTTCTTAAGTTCCACACGATTTACCTTGATGCCCCATGGATCTGTGGCAACGTCAAGAGATGCACGCATCTTCGTATTGATCGTCTCTCTGGATGTCAACGTCTGATCCAGTTCCAGGTCGCCGATGATATTACGCAGGGTAGTTGCCGTCAAGTTCTCAATTGCCATAATCGGATTGGCAACTCCATAGCAGAACATCTTCGGGTCTGTGATCTGGTAGAAAACGACCGTGTCAATTCTCATAGTTACGTTATCCTTCGTGATAACCGGCTGCGGCGCAAAGTCCACGACCTGCTCCTTTAAGTCAACCTTCCTTGCCACACGGTCAAAGATCGGCAGTTTAAAATGAAGCCCTGTCCCCCAGGTTGCCTGGTAGGCTCCAAGCCTCTCAATAACCAGCGCCTGCGCCTGTCTGACGATCCTGATACAAGAGATCAGTACCAGAATAACAATGATCAATACAACAATTCCAATTACTCCTAATCCTAACATGTCTTCTCCTCTCTGGCTCTTACTATTAGTTTCACGCCTTGAATCCCTTCAATTACTACAACTGTATTTTTTGCAATCTTGCCGTCCAGGTCATCCGTCTTTGCCGACCATTCCTGCCCGTTGACTTCGACCCGTCCTTTTGATTGAAGCGTATCTATGTCTTCCAGTACCAGCGCCTGCTGCCCGATCAGGCTTTCCGCATTCGTCTTCTGCCTCTCCTGGTTAAAAAACTTCACCGCGATCGGCCTCGTGGCAATCAGCAGCACCAGTGACACTACAATAAAGACAATCACCTGTACCACCGTGCCAAACCCCAGAATGCCTGTGACAAATGCCACCAGGGCTCCGCCTGCAAACCAGATGGTTGTAAGCCCCATTGTAAAGATCTCTATCACCAGCAGTATTACGAATAATATCAACCAATATACTGTCTGCATAAGCCTTCCTCTCTTTTCTTAATTAGTATAGTATTCCTTTTCTACCATATTACTATACTTTAAGTTATAAAGCAATTACATATGTCTTCTTTGCCGAGCGGCTTCAAACATCAGAACCGATGAGGCGATGGCCGCATTCAGTGACTCTACCCGGCCTGCCATCGGAATTTTAATATAAGTATCTGCCTGCTGCGCGATTTCCTCATCCAGCCCGTTTCCTTCATTGCCTATCAAAAACGCGCAAGGCTTCGTATAATCAGCCTCGTCATAATCCTGCCTGCCATTGAGATGCGCGGCGTAGATGCAGATCCCTTTAGCCTTCAGATATCCGATATCCTTCTTCAAATCCTGCGAATAATAGAACGGCATCCGGTAAATGGATCCCATGGTAGAGCGGATGGTCTTCGGATTGTAGATATCCACGCATTCCTGATCCAGCAGGATTCCCGTCACGCCTGCGCCCTCCGCCGTGCGCAGTATGGTTCCCAGATTACCCGGATCCTGCAGCCGGTTCAGCACGATCATATGTGCCGCCCTGCCTGCCGCCGCTTCTTCCAGGCTATAGTCCAGCTGCCTGACCACGCACAGGATTCCCTGAGGCGTCTTCGTATCCGACACATAGCCAAAAACCGTATCCGACAGGATCAAAAGATGCGCGCCGCTGCCTTTTAGCGCCTCATCCGTCATGTGCTTCTCTTTTTTATAGAATGATTCCGAAGCATAAACTTCTTTTAGAAGCCTTTTCGGCGTTTCGCGGAACATCCGAATTCCCTCTACAAGAAATACGCCTTCTTCATCCCTTAATTTCCTCTTTTTTCTCAGATTTGCCAAATGCTTGACTTTGGCGTTCGCGGTACTGGTAATCATTGCTGTCCGTCCTTTCTATATCTGTTCCAGCGCGTCGTTAGAGCCAACCAGGATCAGGACCATGCCTGCTTCCAGAGGCTTTAATGGATCCGGGTTCACTTCCACATCCTCATCCACTTTGATCCCCACTACGTTTACATCATGGGATCGCCTGACATCCAGTTCCTGCAGGGACTTCCCTACCCAGTCTTTTGGAACGGCAATCTCCATAATGCTGTATTCGGACGACAAGGCAATCCAGTCCGCAAAATTGGCTGATACCAGATTCTTAGCTGTTCGTACCCCCATCTCCTTTTCCGGGAAAATGACCGCATCCGCGCCAATCTTTTCCAATATGGTGGCATGCAGCTTATTCTTTGCCTTTGCCATCACATAAGGCACTCCCATCTCCTTAGACACCAGGGTAGCCATAACGCTGGCTTCCATATCATCTGCCACCGCCACGATGACGCCGTCCAGATTCCTGGCTCCCATAGTGCGGATGACATCCGCATCTCCAATATCTGCCTTCATGGCATAGGATACCAAGTCGGAAATCTCCTGTACCCTCTCCATATGATTATCTACTGCCACGACTTCGCATCCCAGCCGCTGCAGAGTCACTGCTATACTTTCTCCAAAGCTTCCAAGGCCAAATACCGCATATTGCTTCTTCATTTAATCTTCCTCCATTATCCAACCATAATCCGTTCGTTCGGCAATTCCCTGATCTTGTCTCTGTAATTCGGCTTCCCCGCAAATACCAGGGCCAGCGTCAGAGGGCCAATTCTTCCCACATACATGAGTACCATGATGACCGCCTGGCTTCCCCGGGCCAGGCTAGGCGTCAAGTCTGCCGTAAGCCCCACCGTTCCTATGGCCGATGCCGTCTCATACATCACATTGATCAGGGGCACGCTGGCAGGCTCTATGATCAAGACCGTCACCGTGCCGGTAATAAACACCATGAACGCCAGCATGGCCACCGCGAATCCCGTCCGGAAGTTTTCCATTGTGATCTTCCTTCCGAAGCACTCCGTATCCTTGCCGCCCCGCACGAATGTAATGCAGGCCATCACCAGCATGGCGATCGTCGTGGTCTTGACCCCTCCGGCCGTACCTCCGGGGGAGCCTCCTATAAACATCAGGATGCAGTCAAGCAGCTTGCTCTCCTGCGTCAGTCCTGACTGGGATACCGTGAAGAATCCCGCCGTCCTAGTAGTTACTGACTGGAACATGGAGGCCATAACCTTCTTTCCAAAACTAAAGTCTCCCATAGTCTCTGGATTATGGTACTCCAGCAGAAATGTCGCGATCGTTCCAATCGCCAGAAGGATCAGGGTCGTTACGATTGCCAGTTTCGAGTGAAGCCTGAGCCTGGTAAACCACCACTTTTTCGGTACCTCATGCCTATATATCCGTTTCCCATTGGTGATCACATCATGCCATACCGAGAAGCCGATGCCGCTTAGAATGATCAGCAGCATTGTCGTAATATTGATCAGCGGATTCCCGGCATAGTCTGCAAAACTGTTGGCACCCAATATATCAATTCC
This genomic interval carries:
- the lysS gene encoding lysine--tRNA ligase, whose protein sequence is MEGEGNVAEQEKKVQEPDLNQLRKVRREKLADLQANGKDPFLITKYDVTAHAAEIKDNYETMEGKQVSVAGRIMQKRVMGKASFCNILDQSGNIQSYVARDSVGEDSYKDFKKLDIGDIVGIEGEVFKTKTGEISIHASAVNLLSKSLQILPEKYHGLTNTDMRYRQRYVDLIMNTESRDTFIKRSRIVSAIRRYLDGQGFLEVETPMLVSNAGGAAARPFETHFNALDEDFKLRISLELYLKRLIVGGLERVYEIGRVFRNEGLDTRHNPEFTLMELYQAYTDYNGMMDLTENLYRHVAQEVLGTTVITYNGVEMDLGKPFERITMIDAVKKYAGVDWNEVSTLEEARALADKHHVEYEDRHKKGDILSLFFEEFAEEHLIQPTFVMDHPIEISPLTKKKPEDPNYVERFEFFMNGWEMANAYSELNDPIDQRERFKAQEELLAQGDEEANTTDEDFLNALEIGMPPTGGIGFGIDRMCMLMTDSAAIRDVLLFPTMKSLGGSDASKKAEKTVEKAPEKIDFSNVEIEPLFKDFVDFETFSKSDFRAVKVKECTAVPKSKKLLKFVLDDGTEEERVILSGIHEYYEPEELAGKTLIAITNLPPRPMMGIDSCGMIISAVHNESGEEKLHLLMVDDHIPAGAKLY
- a CDS encoding biotin--[acetyl-CoA-carboxylase] ligase, whose protein sequence is MKSEILRLLKSSDTYLSGQQICEQFQVSRTAVWKVMEQLKKEGYQIEAVRNKGYRLVDSPDVMSKAEIESLISTKWAGRHVVYYDETDSTNTRAKELGEKGAEHGTLVIADRQNAGKGRRGRSWESPEGTSIYMTILLRPDMMPVKAPQMTLLMAIAATKGIGQVAGLEARIKWPNDIVSLSGKKLCGILTEMSAEIDYINYVVIGIGVNVNQDSFPQEIKERATSLCLELGHKVQRSQLIAAIMESFEECYEKFMETEDLSGLMEAYNSLLVNRGREVKILEPGHEYEAVAMGINETGELIVKTADGQEKEIFAGEVSVRGVYGYV
- the dusB gene encoding tRNA dihydrouridine synthase DusB, whose protein sequence is MNIGNVKLENPYILAPMAGVTDLPFRLLCKEQGAGLLCMEMISAKALQYKNKNTKALLSIHPKEYPVSLQLFGSDPYIISEMAKQIEELPFQILDINMGCPVPKVVKNGEGSALMKNPRLVYDIVSQTAKAIRKPVTVKIRKGFDDSCINAVEIARVIEEAGGAAVAVHGRTREEYYSGKADWEIIRQVKEAVSIPVIGNGDVTSGERALAMREQTGCDGVMIGRGAQGNPWIFRELVGYERTGALPPRPSKQEIKDTMLRHARLQIEFKGNYLGIREMRKHVAWYTKGMAGSAKLRDEINKAESYEELEELLNARIR
- the greA gene encoding transcription elongation factor GreA, translating into MEAKKRLLTYAGLKALEDELENLKVVKRKEVAQKIKEAREQGDLSENAEYDAAKDEQRDIEARIEELEGILKNAEVVVEDEVDYDKINVGCTVKVFDKTFDEEMEFKIVGSTEANSLEGKISNESPVGQALIGCKVGDTVEVETQAGVMEYEVLDISRSL
- a CDS encoding DUF6145 family protein, with amino-acid sequence MYDGKVVLCGANSYEEKYYLNPDFEQLPDTVKNELKIMCVLYVHDVGGILTLAYEEDGELCFEVTSEEGDPMFDEIGSRLKIKELQKEKQELLQALQVYYKVFFLGEEV
- a CDS encoding type III pantothenate kinase is translated as MLLVIDVGNTNITLGAFRGDELLGTYRMTTKQPRTSDEYGITLKELVEHQGVSSTDINAVIIASVVPDVMHSLGSAIIKYFGVKPIVVSAGIKTGIRIVTENPRQVGSDRIVDAVAAYTLHGGPVIVVDFGTATTYDLVGQDGTFEAAVTAPGIRTSAQAMWGQAAMLPAIEIKKPESILAKETISSMQAGLVYGQIGQTEYIINRMKKESGYPEAKVVATGGLGKIIAPETNVIDVYDSQLTLKGLRIIYEKNRR
- a CDS encoding helix-turn-helix domain-containing protein; translation: MITTPLLPRPVSLFTDHIEAKFGKIQHYTFSEDSPRFWEDESVVLFIKSGSGRIDINGKMYPLSCGSICMLHEIHIFRILPDLGHPLEMDAIILITCENGYMDIISQKTPERSALIYNLCPCKQLSSELYDEVQTIFESYRRESESALPFRHYLQLCLRQELLYLYYFYVPPVKSDLSAHLDDGRILGARVLTHLFSHSSTIDSAASVARRFSVSHQYLYIELQKFCGESFQNVLHRAKISTACTIFLRNLTIKEIAKYSGFASLSSFYRTFESQKKCTPEENKRKLSVLCNCSIQTTNQTLVEISRYVCENFQSPITVKSCAEALFLPVSAIENSIRCFHGNTVSFNKYVRSFRMRYAESLLTVSDMHVCDVAIEAGFNSPHTFTRFFKQLYGVTPSQYRKEAKEHAPE